The sequence ACAAGTTATGAGAAAAACAGTGGTTGATGGATCTAATACATCAGGTTTTCAGCGAACAGCACTCATCGCACGTAATGGGTCGTTTCAAACATCCCAAGGGACCATCACTATTCCTACAATATCTATAGAAGAAGATAGTTGTAAAATTGTTGAGCGAGGAACATCAAAAGATGTGTATAATCTTTCTCGTTTAGGAATTCCTCTCATTGAAATCGGTACAGGGCCTGATATTAAAACACCTCAACAAGCAAAAGAGGCAGCAGCACACATAGGAATGGTGTTGCGATCAACGGGAAAAGCTAAAAGAGGATTGGGAACAATTCGTCAAGATGTAAATGTTTCCATTGCAGGAGGTAACCGTATTGAAATTAAGGGCGCCCAAGATCTTAAGCTCATCCCCACTCTTGTGGAATACGAAGCGAAACGTCAAATGGAGCTGTTACGTGTGCGAAAAGAGTTGGGATCTTTTGATGTTGATGAAACACTCTATGACGTAACACACGTACTTGAAAAATCAGAATCAAAAGTAGTTCAGAGTTGCCTTGAAAAAAAAGGAAAGGTAAAAGCACTAAAACTACCCTTTCTCAAAGGGTTCTTTGGTCGAGAAGTGCAACCAGGAAGACGTATAGGAACTGAACTCTCGGACTATGCAAAAGTTGCAGGTGGTGTTAAAGGCCTATTCCATTCAGATGAATTACCCAAATACGGCATTACCCAAGAGGAGTTTGATGCATTAAAAGAGCATCTTGGAGATGGTTTTTGCCTTATCGCTGACGAAGAGTGGAGGGTTGATACCGCTCTTAAAGCAGTTCTTGAACGTGTAAAAATGTTGGGGCGTGGCGTTCCAAAAGAAGTACGCAAAGCAAACGATGACGGTACTACCTCGTACATGAGGCCTATGCCGGGAGCAGCTAGGCTCTATCCTGAAACAGATGCCCTGCCCGTTCGTATTGACCCTTCTCATATTATTCTTCCCGAACTTATTACTCAGCGCATTGAGCGTTTCAAAGAAGAATATGGTCTTTCTGAAGATCTTGCACGCGATTTGTGCAGGCATAACTACGCCGATCTTTTTGAGAGCTTTGCAAAACGATTCACCTCGGTAAAAACAGCGTTTATGGCAGAAAGCATGATTTCTCTTCCTAAAACCATAGGGAAAAAACACAACCTGGAAATCACGGTTTCTGATGAACAATGGGAGTTGATCTTTGATGCGCTAAACAAAGGCGA is a genomic window of Candidatus Woesearchaeota archaeon containing:
- a CDS encoding Glu-tRNA(Gln) amidotransferase GatDE subunit E — its product is MDWEKIGLTCGIEIHQQIEGHKLFCNCPTIIREDAADFSVMRKLRATIGETGEVDVAAAAEMAKSKTYEYQGYTDTTCLVELDEEPPHLMNQDALFAGVQTAMLLNAKLVDEVQVMRKTVVDGSNTSGFQRTALIARNGSFQTSQGTITIPTISIEEDSCKIVERGTSKDVYNLSRLGIPLIEIGTGPDIKTPQQAKEAAAHIGMVLRSTGKAKRGLGTIRQDVNVSIAGGNRIEIKGAQDLKLIPTLVEYEAKRQMELLRVRKELGSFDVDETLYDVTHVLEKSESKVVQSCLEKKGKVKALKLPFLKGFFGREVQPGRRIGTELSDYAKVAGGVKGLFHSDELPKYGITQEEFDALKEHLGDGFCLIADEEWRVDTALKAVLERVKMLGRGVPKEVRKANDDGTTSYMRPMPGAARLYPETDALPVRIDPSHIILPELITQRIERFKEEYGLSEDLARDLCRHNYADLFESFAKRFTSVKTAFMAESMISLPKTIGKKHNLEITVSDEQWELIFDALNKG